From the Polaribacter tangerinus genome, the window CAATACTTTAGTGAAAACACTTCTTTTAATAAAATAACCTATAAGTAAATGAAAGTTACCTTTTAAAAAACAGAAATAGTTACCATCTAATTATTACAGATCCCCACGTAAAACCACTTCCGAATGCCGCTAGAACAACCAAATCGTTATCTTTAATTTTCCCTAGTTCCCAAGCTTCTGTTAGTGCAATAATTACAGATGCTGCTGTGGTATTTCCATATTTATGTATATTATTATGAACTTTATCATCAGATAACTGAAACTTTTTTTGAATAAATTGCGCTATTCTTAAATTTGCTTGATGAGGAATTAACATATCAATCGCTTCTTTTTTTAAGTTATTTGCTTGTAATCCTTCTATTATAGCCTCAGAAAAACGTCCGACCGCATGTTTAAAAACAAACTGACCGTTCATGTAAGGATAATAGGAAACATCATCTGGATTATTTGCCGCAATTATTTCTGGCACCCATCGCTTTGTAGAAGGCCCTTCTAGAGCCAATTCTTTTGCATGTTTTCCTTCTGAATGTAAATGAGAAGACAAAATTCCTTTTCCAGCAGCCTTCTCCTCGTCTGAACAACGAGACAATACTGCCGCTCCAGCTCCGTCGCCAAAAATAACAGATACATTTCTTCCTCTTGTAGATTTCTCTAAACCACCAGAATGATTTTCTGAACCGATAACAAGAATATTTTTATACATACCAGTTTTAATAAATTGATCTGCCACAGACATTGCATAAATAAATCCAGAACACTGGTTTCTAACATCTAACGCTCCAATGGTTGGCATTTCTAAAATATCTTGCACTTGTACTCCTCCTCCAGGAAAATACATATCTGGACTTAAGGTTGCAAAGACAATAAAGTCGATATCATCTTTTGAAATTCCTGCTCTATCAATTGCAATTCTTGCTGCTTTTGCTCCCATTACTGCAGTTGTATCTTCTGTACTGGTATCAATCCATCGTCTTTCTTTAATACCTGTTCGCTCCTGAATCCATTCGTCTGAGGTATCCATAAACTCTTTTAAATCGTTGTTAGTTACAACATTTTCAGGTACATAGTATCCTAAACCAATTATTTTTGAATTATACATAGTATTGAGTGCTTTTTTTTATTTTATCTATAAATTAGATCTATCAAACATACTAATTTATTTATATCTTTACAATTAGACAAGAATTTTATCATCATAAATCAATCGAAATGAACAGAAAAAATTTTCTTACCTTATCTACAAAAGCAGCTTTATTTTTAGGGCTAACCTCTACTATTTCATGTAAAGATGAAACCTTAGAAAAAACAGAAACACTTTTAAATAAAAAGGCTAAAGGAACCGCTTTTGGCCTAAAAGCTCCAAAAATTGATACTGTTAGAGTAGGTATTATTGGCGCTGGAAATAGAGGGCAAACTTTACTACAAATGTTTGATTGGCTACTAAAAAATAATAAAGCTAAAATTGTTGCCATATCAGATTTAAAAAAAGAGAAAACTTCAATTTTAAATGACCATTTAAAAAATAAACATAATACTACTGCAGTTGCATACTATGGTGAACCAAATGCGTGGAAAAAAATGGTTGATAGAGATGATATAGACCTTGTAATAATTGCCACCCCTTGGGAATTACACACTCCTATGGCGCTATACGGTATGGAAAAAGGCAAACATGTTGCCACAGAAGTACCTATCGGAACCACTTTAAAAGATTGCTGGAAACTAATTGAAACTGCCGAAAGAACTCAAAAACATTGCATGATGATGGAAAATTGTTGTTTCAATAACGAAGAACTTTGGGTTTTAAATATGGTTAATAATGGTGTTTTTGGCGACTTAACTCACGCGGAAGGTGCATACATTCACGATTTAAGAAAACATCTTTTAGATGAAACATATTACGAAAATCAATGGAGAATAAAACATCACCTAAAAAAAGATGGCAACTTTTATACCACTCATGGTTTAGGCCCAATTAGCCAATATATGGATATTGGTAGAGGTGATACTTACGACCATTTAGTTTCTATGAGTTCTAGAGAAAAAAGTTTAAGCGATGCCGCTAAAAAAGCAGGAATTAACAAATTTAGTGAAGTAAAATGTGGCGATATAAACACCACCATGATAAAAACAAAACTCGGTAAAACCATTATGTTGCAATTTGATGTGCATACAGGCAGACCTTATGACAGACTAAATACACTTGTTGGCACCAAAGCTGTTCATGAAGGTTACCCTTCTAAGCTATATATTAATGAAGAAGAACTTGCTTGGTGGGGCCATAAATGGTTAGATACTGAGAGTTATAATGCGTATAGAGAAAAATACAATCATCCGTTATGGAGCAAACTTAAAACCCAAATAGATGATAATTCTGTAGGACATGGAGGCATGGATTTTGTAATGATTTACAGATTAATAAAATGTTTAAATGAAGGATTACCGCTAGATATTAACGTGTATGATAGTGTTCTTTGGAGTTCTATTACACCACTCTCTGAACTTTCGGTGGCCCAAAATAGTAGCTCAGTAAAAATACCAGATTTTACTGGCGGAACTTGGAAAAACTACCATAAAACAGAAATGCTTAGAAATATTTAATAACAATGACTCTCGTAATATTAGCAGCAGGTTTAGGTAGCAGATACGGTGGATTAAAGCAACTAGATGCTATTTCTGAAAATAATGAGACTATTATAGATTTCGCTATCTTCGATGCAATACAAGTAGGTTTTGAAAAAGTAGTATTCGTTATTCAGAAAGAATTTAGCCAACAAATTAAAGAAATTTACATTCCGAGACTACAAAATAAAATTGCCGTTTCTTTTGTATGTCAAGAAACAAATAACATACCTAAAAAATTTTTACCAATTAAAAGAACAAAACCTTGGGGAACTGCACATGCACTTTTAACAGCTAAAAAAGAAGTTGATAATAATTTTTGTGTTATAAATGC encodes:
- a CDS encoding 3-oxoacyl-ACP synthase III family protein, with product MYNSKIIGLGYYVPENVVTNNDLKEFMDTSDEWIQERTGIKERRWIDTSTEDTTAVMGAKAARIAIDRAGISKDDIDFIVFATLSPDMYFPGGGVQVQDILEMPTIGALDVRNQCSGFIYAMSVADQFIKTGMYKNILVIGSENHSGGLEKSTRGRNVSVIFGDGAGAAVLSRCSDEEKAAGKGILSSHLHSEGKHAKELALEGPSTKRWVPEIIAANNPDDVSYYPYMNGQFVFKHAVGRFSEAIIEGLQANNLKKEAIDMLIPHQANLRIAQFIQKKFQLSDDKVHNNIHKYGNTTAASVIIALTEAWELGKIKDNDLVVLAAFGSGFTWGSVIIRW
- a CDS encoding Gfo/Idh/MocA family protein; this encodes MNRKNFLTLSTKAALFLGLTSTISCKDETLEKTETLLNKKAKGTAFGLKAPKIDTVRVGIIGAGNRGQTLLQMFDWLLKNNKAKIVAISDLKKEKTSILNDHLKNKHNTTAVAYYGEPNAWKKMVDRDDIDLVIIATPWELHTPMALYGMEKGKHVATEVPIGTTLKDCWKLIETAERTQKHCMMMENCCFNNEELWVLNMVNNGVFGDLTHAEGAYIHDLRKHLLDETYYENQWRIKHHLKKDGNFYTTHGLGPISQYMDIGRGDTYDHLVSMSSREKSLSDAAKKAGINKFSEVKCGDINTTMIKTKLGKTIMLQFDVHTGRPYDRLNTLVGTKAVHEGYPSKLYINEEELAWWGHKWLDTESYNAYREKYNHPLWSKLKTQIDDNSVGHGGMDFVMIYRLIKCLNEGLPLDINVYDSVLWSSITPLSELSVAQNSSSVKIPDFTGGTWKNYHKTEMLRNI